A window from Bacteroidota bacterium encodes these proteins:
- the hisA gene encoding 1-(5-phosphoribosyl)-5-[(5-phosphoribosylamino)methylideneamino]imidazole-4-carboxamide isomerase yields the protein MITIIPAIDIIEGKCVRLSQGDYAQKKIYNENPLEVAKQFEDTGIKRLHLVDLDGAKKGTIINQKVLETIASKTKLIIDFGGGIKTDSDIQSVYNAGANIAAIGSIAVKNSKLFFSWINKYGAEKILLGADVQDEKIAINGWMEQTKISVFDFIKINSEEGAKNIFCTDISKDGMLEGTSIDLYKKIIAQFPKINLIASGGIASVKDIEEVSNTGCTGVIIGKAIYEGKISLAELKRFFA from the coding sequence ATGATTACAATCATTCCTGCCATTGATATTATAGAAGGCAAATGCGTTCGCCTTTCACAGGGAGATTATGCGCAAAAGAAAATTTATAATGAAAATCCGCTGGAAGTCGCAAAGCAATTTGAAGATACAGGAATAAAACGCCTGCACTTAGTGGATTTAGACGGAGCTAAGAAAGGAACCATAATCAATCAAAAAGTTTTAGAAACTATTGCAAGTAAAACAAAACTTATAATTGATTTTGGCGGAGGAATAAAAACCGATTCAGATATTCAATCGGTTTACAATGCGGGAGCAAATATTGCCGCCATCGGAAGCATTGCAGTAAAAAATTCAAAACTGTTTTTCTCATGGATAAATAAATACGGGGCAGAAAAAATTCTTTTGGGTGCAGATGTACAAGATGAGAAGATTGCCATTAACGGCTGGATGGAGCAAACAAAGATTTCTGTTTTCGATTTCATCAAAATAAATTCAGAGGAAGGAGCGAAAAATATTTTCTGCACAGATATTTCTAAAGATGGAATGCTCGAAGGAACTTCCATTGATTTATACAAAAAAATAATTGCACAATTTCCAAAAATAAATTTGATTGCCAGCGGAGGTATTGCTTCTGTAAAGGACATAGAGGAAGTCAGCAATACGGGATGTACTGGAGTAATTATCGGCAAAGCGATTTATGAGGGAAAAATTTCTCTTGCAGAACTGAAAAGATTTTTTGCGTGA
- a CDS encoding ATP phosphoribosyltransferase, giving the protein METKLKIAIQKSGRLYEDSIKILRECGIELSNGMNKLRSEAYNFPLEVLFLRDDDIPQYVEDGVADAGIVGENIIYETNKKLRVIEKLGFGKCRLSIAVPKNTEYKSTKELRGKKIATSYPVILGKYLKKKKVEVKLEEVSGSVEIAPSVGLADAICDLVSSGSTLFANGLKEVETVMKSEAVFVSGTKLDKDKSAILKKLLFRIKAVKKSRHNKYVLLNAPNEKLDAICKILPGMKSPTILPLAEKGWSSVHSVIDEEKFWEIIEQLKDNGAQGILVIPIEKMIV; this is encoded by the coding sequence ATGGAAACAAAACTTAAAATAGCAATTCAAAAATCTGGTAGACTTTACGAAGACTCTATAAAAATTCTTCGCGAGTGCGGAATCGAACTCAGCAACGGAATGAATAAACTCCGCTCGGAAGCGTACAACTTTCCGCTGGAAGTTTTGTTTCTGCGCGATGATGATATTCCGCAATATGTGGAAGACGGTGTTGCCGATGCGGGAATTGTGGGCGAGAATATTATTTACGAAACAAACAAAAAACTTCGTGTGATTGAAAAACTTGGTTTCGGAAAATGCCGTTTGTCTATTGCGGTTCCGAAGAATACGGAATACAAATCCACAAAAGAACTTCGCGGAAAAAAAATCGCCACGAGTTACCCTGTGATTTTGGGAAAATACCTGAAAAAGAAAAAAGTGGAAGTGAAACTCGAAGAAGTAAGCGGTTCGGTGGAGATTGCTCCGAGCGTTGGCTTGGCAGATGCGATTTGTGATTTGGTGAGTTCGGGAAGTACGCTCTTTGCGAACGGGTTGAAAGAAGTTGAAACAGTAATGAAATCGGAAGCGGTGTTTGTTTCGGGAACAAAACTCGACAAAGATAAATCCGCCATTCTGAAGAAACTTTTGTTCAGGATAAAAGCGGTGAAAAAATCGCGTCATAATAAATATGTTTTGCTGAATGCTCCGAATGAAAAGTTAGACGCGATTTGTAAAATTCTTCCCGGCATGAAAAGTCCTACCATTCTTCCGCTCGCGGAAAAAGGATGGAGTTCGGTTCATTCAGTGATTGACGAAGAAAAATTCTGGGAGATAATTGAACAACTTAAAGACAACGGTGCACAGGGAATTCTAGTAATTCCTATAGAGAAAATGATTGTATGA
- a CDS encoding ABC-F family ATP-binding cassette domain-containing protein produces MVSINDITVHFGGRTLFEDISFLINKQDRIGLAGRNGAGKSTLLKIIAGEQSADSGEVTKPNNFSIGYLPQDMTHNLGKTVFEETASAFTEVMSLEKKISHVNEQIATRTDYESEEYMKLIHDLHDYSERLNMLGGYSLHADIETTLLGLGFERTDFNRMMDEFSGGWRMRVEIAKLLLKKPDLLLLDEPTNHLDIESIRWLENFLQNYFGAVFMVSHDKAFLDNITTRTIEITMGRIYDYKGNYSKYVRLRKERKESQIQAAKNQERYIEKTEALINKYRAKANKAAFAQSLIKKLDKLEVVEVDEDDTSSIKFKFPLAPRSSRMVVHAEEAKKQYGEKIIFSHVNFKIERKDRVAFVGRNGEGKTTMSKIICGEEKCDGLLKVGDSVDIGYYAQNQAEILNGEKTVYQTIDESAEGESRKNIRAILGSFLFSGDDVQKKVKVLSGGEKGRLAMCKLLLQPHSLLVLDEPTNHLDMRSKDVLKQALLQYDGTLILVSHDRDFLQGLTNRVFEFRNGNVKQYSGDVNEYLRDRQVGSFRQIEQEVKPKVQKEEPQEDNWEKKQKEKHQREAQAQISKQEKKIEKLEAEIKMIDEKLMHPDTYSEIVNDKNTFSNYEKLKKQLEAEMKKWEELQSKIAG; encoded by the coding sequence ATGGTTTCAATTAATGACATAACCGTTCACTTTGGCGGGCGCACACTGTTTGAAGATATTTCTTTTCTCATAAACAAGCAAGATAGAATCGGTTTGGCGGGAAGAAACGGTGCCGGCAAATCCACGCTGCTGAAAATTATTGCGGGTGAGCAGAGTGCCGACAGCGGTGAAGTTACCAAGCCGAATAATTTTTCCATCGGCTATCTTCCGCAGGACATGACGCACAATCTCGGCAAAACTGTTTTCGAAGAAACGGCTTCTGCATTCACAGAAGTGATGTCGCTCGAGAAAAAAATTTCGCACGTGAACGAGCAGATTGCCACACGCACGGATTATGAATCGGAAGAGTATATGAAACTCATTCACGATTTGCACGATTATTCGGAACGGCTGAATATGCTTGGCGGATATTCTCTTCACGCGGATATTGAAACTACTTTGCTCGGATTGGGTTTTGAGAGAACAGATTTCAACCGGATGATGGATGAATTTTCCGGTGGCTGGAGAATGCGCGTGGAAATTGCAAAACTTTTATTGAAGAAACCCGATTTACTTTTGCTCGATGAACCAACCAATCATCTCGACATTGAATCCATCCGCTGGCTGGAAAATTTTTTGCAGAATTATTTTGGAGCAGTGTTTATGGTTTCCCACGATAAAGCTTTTCTCGATAATATCACAACGCGCACAATTGAAATCACGATGGGAAGAATTTATGATTACAAAGGAAATTATTCGAAGTATGTCCGCCTGAGAAAAGAAAGAAAGGAATCGCAAATCCAGGCGGCAAAAAATCAGGAACGTTATATAGAAAAAACCGAAGCGCTTATCAATAAATATCGTGCTAAGGCTAACAAAGCAGCATTCGCACAGTCGCTGATAAAAAAATTAGACAAGCTGGAAGTTGTGGAAGTGGATGAAGACGATACTTCGAGCATCAAATTTAAATTTCCACTCGCGCCACGTTCAAGCAGAATGGTGGTGCACGCGGAGGAAGCGAAGAAACAATATGGAGAAAAAATTATTTTCTCTCACGTGAATTTTAAAATTGAACGCAAGGACAGAGTTGCTTTCGTTGGAAGAAACGGTGAAGGAAAAACCACGATGAGCAAAATAATTTGTGGCGAAGAAAAATGTGATGGACTTTTGAAAGTTGGCGATTCGGTGGACATCGGCTACTACGCGCAGAACCAGGCAGAGATTCTCAACGGAGAAAAAACCGTTTACCAAACTATTGATGAATCTGCCGAAGGAGAAAGCCGGAAAAATATCCGCGCTATTCTCGGCTCGTTTCTTTTCAGCGGAGATGACGTGCAGAAAAAAGTAAAAGTGCTGAGCGGTGGAGAAAAAGGACGCTTGGCAATGTGCAAACTTTTATTGCAGCCGCATTCACTTCTCGTGTTAGACGAACCAACAAATCATCTCGATATGCGCTCGAAGGATGTGCTCAAGCAAGCGCTGCTGCAATATGATGGAACGTTGATTCTTGTTTCACACGACCGGGATTTTCTGCAAGGGCTGACTAATCGTGTGTTTGAATTCCGCAATGGAAATGTGAAACAATATTCGGGAGATGTAAATGAATATTTGCGCGACAGGCAGGTGGGCTCGTTCCGCCAGATTGAACAGGAAGTAAAACCTAAAGTTCAAAAAGAAGAACCGCAGGAAGATAATTGGGAAAAGAAACAAAAAGAAAAACATCAGCGCGAAGCGCAGGCGCAGATTTCAAAACAGGAAAAGAAAATTGAAAAACTCGAAGCGGAAATAAAAATGATTGACGAAAAGTTAATGCATCCTGATACTTATTCAGAAATTGTGAATGATAAAAATACTTTTTCTAATTATGAGAAGTTGAAAAAACAATTGGAAGCGGAAATGAAAAAATGGGAGGAGTTGCAGAGTAAAATTGCTGGTTAA
- the hisH gene encoding imidazole glycerol phosphate synthase subunit HisH has translation MKTVIIKYNAGNVQSVLFALERIGVKGILSDNAQEIISADKVIFPGVGEASSAMKFLKEKKLDEVIKNLKQPTLGICLGMQLMCKHSEEGNSNCLGIFPLEVKKFKGELKVPQIGWNNIYSLKGKLFKGLNENEFMYFVHGYYAEKGNDTVATTNYILEYSSALQKNNFYGVQFHPEKSSNEGQKILENFLKL, from the coding sequence GTGAAAACTGTAATCATAAAATATAATGCCGGCAATGTGCAATCTGTTCTTTTTGCGCTGGAAAGAATTGGCGTGAAAGGAATTTTATCTGACAATGCTCAGGAAATTATTTCTGCCGATAAAGTTATTTTTCCCGGTGTTGGCGAAGCAAGTTCCGCTATGAAATTTCTGAAAGAAAAAAAACTGGATGAAGTGATTAAAAATCTCAAGCAGCCAACACTTGGAATTTGTCTCGGCATGCAACTGATGTGCAAACATTCTGAAGAAGGGAATTCTAATTGTTTGGGGATTTTTCCGCTCGAAGTAAAAAAATTCAAAGGAGAATTAAAAGTTCCACAAATAGGATGGAATAATATTTATTCGTTGAAAGGGAAACTCTTTAAGGGATTAAATGAAAATGAATTTATGTATTTCGTACACGGATATTACGCGGAAAAAGGAAATGATACGGTTGCAACAACAAATTATATTTTGGAATACAGTTCTGCCTTACAGAAAAATAATTTCTATGGAGTACAGTTTCATCCCGAGAAATCATCGAATGAAGGACAAAAAATCCTTGAGAACTTTCTGAAATTATGA
- the hisD gene encoding histidinol dehydrogenase — translation MQVIKYPERKIWEEILRRPAIDSSLLEEKVSSILKDVKENGDKALKKYSLQFDKVEMNSFEITKEEFTNAEKKVSKELKQAIQLAKRNIEKFHLAQKEKVKVIETTKGVKCWRKSVPIQKVGLYIPGGSAPLFSTILMLGIPAKIAGCKEIILCTPSFDATILYVAKLVGIKKVFKVGGAQAIGAMTYGTETIPKVNKIFGPGNQYVTCAKQLIQKDGLAIDMPAGPSEVAVLADKSCVPAFVASDLLSQAEHGTDSQVILVSDSEKIILEVQKEIYVQLEKLPRKEIAKQALANSKAILVKNKKEAVDLLNEYAPEHLIISCKDADKLAVKVINAGSVFIGNYSPESAGDYASGTNHTLPTNGYAKSYSGVSLDSFVKKISFQKLSKDGLKKISRAVELMAEAEGLQAHKQAVNIRLKN, via the coding sequence ATGCAAGTAATAAAATATCCTGAAAGAAAAATCTGGGAAGAAATTCTCAGACGACCTGCTATTGATTCTTCTTTACTTGAAGAAAAAGTTTCTTCCATTCTGAAAGATGTGAAAGAGAACGGAGACAAAGCTTTGAAAAAATATTCTTTGCAGTTTGATAAAGTTGAAATGAATTCGTTTGAAATCACAAAGGAAGAATTTACTAATGCAGAAAAGAAAGTTTCGAAAGAGTTAAAGCAGGCCATTCAACTAGCAAAAAGAAATATTGAAAAGTTTCACCTCGCGCAGAAGGAAAAAGTAAAGGTGATTGAAACAACCAAAGGCGTTAAGTGCTGGAGAAAATCTGTTCCGATACAAAAAGTCGGGTTGTATATTCCCGGAGGAAGTGCGCCTTTATTCTCTACCATATTAATGCTCGGCATTCCCGCGAAGATTGCCGGATGCAAAGAAATTATTTTGTGCACACCTTCTTTTGATGCTACTATATTATATGTAGCGAAGTTGGTTGGCATTAAAAAAGTTTTTAAAGTTGGAGGCGCGCAGGCAATCGGAGCAATGACTTACGGAACGGAAACAATTCCGAAAGTGAATAAAATTTTTGGCCCGGGAAATCAATACGTGACTTGCGCAAAACAATTAATTCAGAAAGACGGATTAGCAATTGATATGCCAGCAGGTCCTTCGGAAGTTGCAGTGCTGGCAGATAAAAGTTGTGTGCCTGCATTTGTTGCTTCTGATTTATTATCGCAGGCAGAACACGGAACGGATTCACAAGTGATTCTGGTTTCGGATTCGGAAAAAATAATTTTGGAAGTGCAGAAAGAAATTTATGTTCAGTTGGAAAAACTTCCAAGAAAAGAAATTGCAAAGCAAGCATTGGCAAACAGCAAAGCAATTCTCGTGAAAAATAAAAAAGAAGCGGTTGATTTGCTGAATGAATATGCACCTGAACATTTGATTATTTCCTGCAAGGATGCAGATAAACTCGCTGTGAAAGTTATAAATGCAGGTTCTGTCTTCATCGGAAATTATTCTCCCGAAAGCGCGGGCGATTATGCTTCAGGAACGAATCATACACTTCCCACAAACGGTTATGCGAAATCTTACAGCGGAGTTTCGCTGGATAGTTTTGTAAAGAAAATTTCTTTTCAGAAATTAAGCAAAGATGGTTTGAAAAAAATCAGCAGAGCAGTTGAGTTAATGGCAGAAGCAGAAGGATTGCAAGCGCACAAGCAAGCGGTAAATATTAGATTAAAAAATTAG
- a CDS encoding proline--tRNA ligase, translated as MAKDLPKRSENYSEWYNQIVTKADLAEHSAVRGCMVIKPYGFAIWEKMQAALDKMFKETGHQNAYFPLFVPKSFLEKEEGHAEGFAKECAVVTHYRLKTDPNQKGKLIVDKDAKLEEELIIRPTSEAIIWNTYKGWIQSYRDLPILINQWANIVRWEMRTRLFLRTAEFLWQEGHTAHATKEEAIAETEKMLGVYAGFTENFLALPVLKGVKTANERFAGAEETYCIEALMQDGKALQCGTSHFLGQNFAKAFDVKFSSKEGKLDYVWASSWGVSTRLMGALVMAHSDDEGLVLPPKLAPIQVVIIPIYKKEEELKMISEKALQIKKDLESKGISVKYDNSDNRSPGWKFAEYEFKGVPVRIAIGPRDLQNESVELARRDTRTKEIIKQSDLIVKVESLMKEIQEALYNKALDFRKENMHSVDSYDDFKKAIDKGGFVLAHWDGTSETEEKIKEETKATIRCIPIDSNKESGKCILTGKPSGRRVVFAVAY; from the coding sequence ATGGCTAAGGATTTGCCGAAAAGAAGCGAAAATTACTCCGAATGGTACAATCAGATTGTAACCAAGGCGGATTTGGCTGAACACTCTGCCGTGCGCGGATGCATGGTGATTAAGCCCTATGGATTTGCCATCTGGGAAAAGATGCAGGCGGCTCTTGATAAAATGTTCAAGGAAACCGGACATCAGAACGCTTACTTCCCGCTCTTTGTTCCGAAAAGTTTTTTAGAAAAAGAAGAAGGCCATGCCGAAGGTTTCGCAAAAGAATGTGCTGTTGTAACGCATTACCGCTTGAAAACAGACCCGAATCAAAAAGGAAAATTAATTGTAGATAAAGATGCGAAGTTGGAAGAAGAATTAATTATCCGCCCGACCTCCGAAGCAATTATCTGGAACACTTATAAAGGATGGATTCAATCGTACCGCGATTTGCCTATACTGATTAACCAATGGGCAAACATTGTGCGCTGGGAAATGCGCACGCGTTTATTTTTACGCACAGCAGAATTTCTCTGGCAGGAAGGACATACCGCACACGCCACAAAAGAAGAAGCCATTGCCGAAACAGAAAAAATGCTGGGCGTGTATGCTGGCTTCACAGAAAATTTTCTGGCGCTTCCGGTTTTGAAAGGAGTAAAAACTGCGAACGAACGTTTCGCAGGCGCGGAAGAAACCTATTGCATCGAAGCGCTGATGCAGGATGGAAAAGCATTGCAGTGCGGCACTTCACATTTCCTCGGACAAAATTTTGCAAAAGCATTTGATGTAAAATTTTCCAGCAAGGAAGGAAAGTTGGATTATGTTTGGGCTTCTTCGTGGGGAGTTTCCACTCGATTGATGGGCGCGCTCGTGATGGCGCATTCGGATGATGAAGGGCTTGTGCTTCCACCGAAACTCGCACCGATACAAGTGGTAATTATTCCGATTTACAAAAAGGAAGAAGAATTAAAAATGATTTCTGAAAAAGCATTGCAGATAAAAAAAGATTTGGAGTCGAAGGGAATTTCTGTGAAGTACGATAACAGCGATAACCGTTCTCCCGGATGGAAGTTTGCAGAATATGAATTCAAAGGAGTGCCTGTAAGAATTGCAATCGGTCCGCGTGATTTGCAGAATGAATCCGTAGAACTTGCAAGAAGAGATACGCGCACAAAAGAAATTATAAAGCAATCCGATTTAATTGTAAAAGTTGAATCGTTGATGAAAGAAATTCAAGAGGCACTGTATAACAAAGCACTTGACTTCAGAAAAGAAAACATGCACAGCGTGGATTCGTATGATGATTTCAAAAAAGCAATTGACAAAGGCGGATTCGTTTTAGCACACTGGGATGGCACTTCTGAAACAGAAGAAAAAATAAAAGAAGAAACAAAGGCGACCATTCGCTGTATTCCAATTGACTCGAATAAAGAAAGTGGCAAGTGTATTCTCACTGGAAAACCTTCTGGACGAAGAGTAGTATTTGCTGTTGCCTACTGA
- the hisB gene encoding bifunctional histidinol-phosphatase/imidazoleglycerol-phosphate dehydratase HisB, with product MKKVLFIDRDGTIIVEPPITFQIDSLEKLEFLPYAISSLRKFAEEMDFELVMVSNQDGLGTKKYPKKSYDAVQKKLLRTLSNEGIEFDDILIDKSFDHQNSPNRKPRTGMMKKYLYGNYDLKNSFVIGDRITDLQLAKNLGTKAILVRNDLNKRMKVPAEFQNVLVCDAKSWNEIYNFFQASSRKISHSRKTKETDIKIEINLDGKGKSKISTGLSFFDHMLEQIAKHGGIDLKISAKGDLHIDEHHTIEDVGIALGEAFSKALGDKCGIERYGFCLPMDDCLAQVALDFGGRNWIEWNAEFKREKIGEISTEMFFHFFKSFSDSAKCNLNIKAEGTNEHHKIEAIFKAFAKAIKMAVKRDANNMTLPSTKGML from the coding sequence ATGAAAAAAGTTTTATTCATTGACCGTGACGGAACAATCATCGTTGAACCGCCAATCACTTTCCAGATTGATTCACTGGAGAAACTGGAATTTCTCCCCTATGCTATTTCTTCGCTGAGAAAATTTGCGGAAGAAATGGATTTTGAACTCGTGATGGTTTCCAACCAGGACGGGCTCGGCACAAAAAAGTACCCGAAGAAATCTTACGATGCAGTTCAGAAAAAATTATTGAGGACGCTTTCAAATGAAGGAATCGAGTTTGATGATATTCTCATAGATAAATCTTTCGACCACCAAAATTCTCCGAACAGGAAACCGAGAACTGGAATGATGAAAAAATATTTGTACGGAAACTATGATTTGAAAAATTCTTTTGTGATTGGTGATAGAATAACTGATTTGCAATTAGCAAAGAATCTCGGCACAAAAGCAATTCTTGTTCGGAATGATTTGAATAAAAGAATGAAAGTTCCTGCTGAATTTCAAAATGTACTCGTCTGTGATGCAAAAAGCTGGAATGAGATTTATAATTTCTTTCAAGCATCTTCGAGAAAAATTTCTCATTCTCGAAAAACAAAAGAGACAGACATAAAAATTGAAATTAATCTTGATGGAAAAGGCAAATCAAAAATCTCCACAGGACTTTCTTTCTTCGACCACATGCTGGAACAAATTGCAAAGCACGGAGGTATTGATTTGAAAATTTCTGCGAAGGGAGATTTACACATTGACGAACACCACACGATTGAAGATGTCGGCATTGCGCTGGGCGAAGCATTTTCAAAAGCACTCGGAGATAAGTGCGGAATCGAACGCTATGGATTTTGTTTGCCTATGGACGATTGCCTCGCGCAAGTTGCTTTGGATTTTGGCGGGCGCAACTGGATTGAATGGAACGCGGAATTCAAACGTGAAAAAATCGGGGAGATATCTACTGAAATGTTTTTTCATTTCTTCAAATCATTTTCCGATTCTGCAAAATGCAACCTGAACATAAAAGCAGAAGGAACCAATGAGCACCACAAAATAGAAGCCATCTTCAAAGCATTTGCAAAAGCAATTAAAATGGCTGTGAAGCGCGATGCAAACAATATGACTTTGCCTTCGACCAAAGGAATGCTGTGA
- a CDS encoding outer membrane protein transport protein encodes MKKKFMLGAGGVFLSVLLFSQNEVDALRYSQIKYAGTARSAAMSGAFGALGGDFSVLSINPAGIAIYRKSEFTFTPGFFIQNSNSDFKGNSLYDNKTNVNFSNAGLILSYYEPDSKNAWKGVTFGFGYNRLNNFNSSISMTGKNSQSSLLDVYLNDAINSGGDTSLMSPFGTQLALNTGAVFYDSATATYYHHLQGIYGEEQSKSITTGGSMGETVFTLGGNYDDKLYMGMTVGIPHIHYSEETNYTEKADSAYNTFKSFELNQSLKTTGVGFNIKFGMIYRPTDWIRIGGAFHSPTYFSMHDEYSSNMVTHFSNPNYYYPTAYSPAGSYDYSLVTPMRAIGSLGFVIQKKGLVGIDYEYTDYSSASLSSSKYKFLNENKAIRAKYVEGNIIRLGTEWRLAPMSIRAGAAYYTSPFRGETNIGTRMDYSAGIGFRDENFFLDFAYVYSQYSEKYFFYDPSLISASENTLHSSSVLMTLGFKF; translated from the coding sequence ATGAAAAAAAAATTCATGCTTGGAGCGGGAGGAGTGTTTCTTTCCGTACTCCTGTTTTCCCAAAATGAAGTAGATGCTCTTCGCTACTCGCAAATAAAATATGCCGGCACCGCGCGCTCTGCTGCAATGAGCGGTGCATTCGGAGCGCTGGGCGGAGATTTTTCCGTGCTCTCCATCAATCCTGCAGGCATTGCCATTTACCGCAAGAGCGAATTTACTTTTACGCCCGGATTTTTTATACAGAACTCCAATTCTGATTTCAAAGGAAACTCTTTGTACGATAATAAAACCAATGTGAACTTCAGCAACGCGGGGCTGATACTTTCCTACTATGAACCTGATTCCAAAAATGCATGGAAGGGAGTTACGTTTGGTTTCGGCTATAACCGGCTGAATAATTTCAACAGCAGTATTTCCATGACCGGAAAAAATTCCCAAAGTTCTTTGCTCGATGTTTACCTGAACGATGCCATTAATTCGGGAGGCGATACCAGTTTGATGAGCCCCTTCGGAACGCAGCTTGCGCTGAATACAGGCGCGGTGTTTTATGATTCGGCAACCGCAACTTATTATCATCACCTGCAAGGAATTTATGGCGAAGAGCAAAGCAAAAGCATTACCACAGGCGGCTCGATGGGTGAAACGGTTTTTACGCTCGGAGGAAACTATGATGATAAATTATATATGGGAATGACTGTTGGAATTCCGCACATACATTACAGCGAAGAAACAAATTATACGGAGAAAGCCGATTCCGCCTATAATACTTTTAAGTCATTTGAATTAAATCAATCCTTAAAAACAACAGGCGTGGGTTTCAATATAAAGTTCGGAATGATTTACCGCCCCACGGACTGGATACGCATTGGCGGTGCGTTTCATTCGCCAACCTATTTCAGCATGCACGATGAATACAGCAGCAACATGGTCACGCATTTTTCAAATCCGAACTATTATTATCCCACTGCGTATTCTCCTGCCGGGTCTTATGATTATTCGCTGGTAACTCCCATGCGCGCCATCGGAAGTTTGGGTTTTGTAATTCAGAAAAAAGGATTGGTGGGAATTGATTACGAGTACACCGATTATTCTTCCGCATCGCTGAGTTCTTCCAAATATAAATTTCTGAATGAGAACAAAGCCATCCGCGCAAAATATGTGGAAGGAAATATCATCCGCCTTGGCACCGAGTGGCGGCTGGCTCCCATGAGCATACGTGCAGGAGCGGCTTATTACACCAGCCCTTTCAGAGGAGAAACAAACATCGGCACGCGCATGGATTATTCTGCGGGAATTGGTTTCCGCGATGAAAATTTTTTCCTTGACTTTGCTTATGTGTATTCACAGTATTCCGAAAAATACTTTTTCTACGATCCTTCGCTCATAAGCGCTTCGGAAAACACACTGCATAGTTCAAGCGTGCTGATGACGCTGGGCTTTAAATTTTGA
- the hisC gene encoding histidinol-phosphate transaminase, whose protein sequence is MFDLNKIIRENIKKLIPYSSARNEFKGEANIFLDANENAYGSPLEQNFNRYPDPLQLKLKEKISKVKGVPAKNIFLGNGSDEVIDILYRAFCNPAKDNAILCPPTYGMFEVSANINDVEVRKVQLTAEFQLNAEGISENVDENTKLIFLCSPNNPTGNSLDREDIEFILNNFSGIVVIDEAYINFSKQKSFTLELNEYPNLVVMQTLSKAWGMAGLRIGMAFASEEIISVFNKIKPPYNINEASQQLAIKALDNIEQVNNWIKEIVSEREKLVKSLADFSFVKKIFPSDANFLLVKTTEPKKIYNYLVGQGIIIRDRSNISLCEGCLRITVGTKEENKKLIQALNQYK, encoded by the coding sequence ATGTTTGATCTGAATAAAATAATACGCGAGAACATAAAAAAACTTATTCCTTATTCATCTGCGCGCAATGAATTCAAAGGAGAAGCAAATATTTTTTTAGATGCAAATGAAAATGCGTATGGTTCTCCGCTGGAGCAAAACTTTAATCGTTACCCCGACCCGTTGCAATTAAAACTCAAAGAAAAAATTTCCAAAGTCAAAGGAGTTCCCGCAAAAAATATTTTTCTCGGCAACGGAAGCGATGAGGTGATTGATATTCTTTACCGCGCGTTCTGCAACCCGGCAAAGGACAATGCAATTCTTTGTCCGCCAACTTATGGAATGTTTGAGGTGTCTGCAAATATCAATGATGTGGAAGTTCGCAAAGTTCAGCTTACTGCCGAATTCCAACTGAATGCAGAAGGAATTTCTGAAAATGTGGATGAAAACACCAAACTAATTTTTCTTTGCTCGCCTAACAATCCTACAGGAAATTCTCTGGATAGGGAAGACATAGAATTCATACTAAATAATTTTTCTGGAATAGTTGTAATTGATGAAGCATACATTAATTTCTCCAAACAAAAAAGTTTTACTCTTGAACTAAATGAATATCCGAATTTGGTTGTGATGCAAACTCTGTCCAAAGCGTGGGGAATGGCGGGACTTAGAATAGGAATGGCATTCGCAAGCGAAGAAATTATTTCTGTGTTCAATAAAATAAAACCTCCTTATAATATCAACGAAGCATCGCAGCAACTTGCAATAAAAGCGCTGGATAATATTGAGCAGGTGAATAATTGGATTAAAGAAATTGTGAGCGAAAGAGAAAAACTGGTAAAGTCACTGGCAGATTTTTCTTTCGTGAAAAAAATATTTCCAAGTGACGCAAACTTTCTTTTAGTAAAAACCACCGAACCCAAAAAGATTTATAATTATTTAGTCGGGCAAGGAATTATTATAAGAGATAGAAGCAATATTTCGCTTTGCGAAGGCTGTCTGAGAATTACTGTCGGCACAAAAGAAGAAAACAAAAAACTTATTCAAGCATTAAATCAATATAAATGA